Below is a window of Drosophila miranda strain MSH22 chromosome 3, D.miranda_PacBio2.1, whole genome shotgun sequence DNA.
CGAGGCGCGACCTTCACTAAGTTTTTCAGGGAATCGACCTTACGTGCCTGGCATGCCTAATTAGGCATTAGAGGGGGCTTCCACTGCCACTGTCCCACTCCTGGGGCCTCTCGAGTAGCCAGCAAGTCGGCAAGACTTAAGGGATTTGCGCCCCCGTGAATTTCGTTTTGACTTTGCATAAAatagaaacaacaacagcgtTTATATTCGACTTAAATGTAACTTTATTTTTTCCATTAAATGTACCACAATTTAGTACTGCCTGATGCCGTAGTAGGGATTGCTGTATCCGTAACTGGGATAGCCATGCCTCGGCACCGCAACAGGCTGATAGACAATCGGCTGTACCACAACGGGCTTCGAGAGCAGATATTTCAGCAGATGACGAGGCTCACGTACGAGAGAATCGACCTGGTCCGCTGTTGTCGCTGGCGCTGCGGATCGGGAAATCGCATTAGCATGGTCGCCAGCATCTGGCAGATCAGGATGTGCGCTGTGGTCACCAGGAAATGCCACCACCATCACGATGGTGAGGCTGCTGAGTAGGAGAAAGCCAACGAACTTCATCTTCAACGATCTGTAAGCGAGTGAATTGTTTGAGGATCAATCATAGCCTTATATACACAATATATTGGACTGGTCAGGTAGTCCATCCTTAGCAGGTGGTGCTGCTTTCTACCTGTTCTGATCCCCGAACAGCTGCAGGGGATTATCCTAAAGAACCTTCTCAGAAACAGAATGCAATGGATTTGATTTTTGGAATGCTTGAAACAGTTTTATTGCTCGCttggtttttctttgcttCGATGTGGTTCCCATTGACATACCCAAACGCCCAACTATATGCCTATATCCGTATATATCCGTAGACCCTTACATCTGTGGTGGTGCTGGCATGCCTTCGGGTGGTGGAGGAAGACCGGGTGGAGCCTGACGGCGTTGCTGAAGGCAGAAGCCACACAGATTAAAGATCAGTATCAAATCGAATACACATTATGTACTTACTCTGAATTCCTTGGGTGGTGGTGGCTCCTCATTGGCCACTGCGCGACGGGACTGGAATGACATAGATTGATGGATAAACCCTGCGAAGGATCAATAGTTCAATCTGTGGCTTACCCTGAAATGCTtgggtggcggtggcggctcCTCATTGGCGACCATCGATAGCTCGTTGTTCAGGTCGCGGGCATGGCGCCCTGCCTAGAAGAAGGCATTTAACAAAACGTTGTATTAACAGGGCTAAATTGGCAACACGCCGCCATTGCTGTGCCTTCTGCGGATCAAGTTTCTCCATCTGCTCCATATCTTCCGGCGTCTCTTTTGGGGCCAAGAACTCTTAAGATTCGTCCTCCCAATTTGCTTAGCCAATCGCACTTACCCTCTGAAACAGACCCGTGAGTTTCGGATCCTGCGAAAAGGATTAACCAAAATAGTCACTACAAATCATCCCGTGACAGGACTATCCCCCACTCACCTCGACACCGTTGGTGGAGCCACTGCCACGTCCCTCAGCGCCAAAGAGCATCAAAGCCACAACGTAAATAACCAAAACAGCACAAAATAGCTTCATTTCCTAGCTGTCACGTTCCCGACGGTCACAATAAAAGATGTCAAGCCAAAAGATGCTACGGAGAACCTCGACTGTACTAAAGTCGGAGCCGAATAGGTGGCTTATATATGCTGCCCCATGGAGTTGGGGCAGGAGAAGGGGCTATGTAATTGGCTTGTTCGAAATTATTATCCGAAATCTTGTCATATGGCAAGTTAGCTGCGATTGCTGCGATTGTCGAAAACATGTTGATTGGCTGTTAAATCATAGTTATTAGCAGATTTATCTTGTAGATAAATGGAACATGGCAGTTCTAGCTTGGGGGACGTGGGATTTTTGATAGAATTGCATGTGCATAATGGATTTTTTCCATCAGAGATACCACAGTGCTTTAAGAGTATTCTCATTGGAGAAGGTTATTACTTCTAAATAAAGATTGTTTCTTACACGAAACTTTTCACCTTTCTTAACGCGTATCGCATCGTTCGCATGGCTTTGCCACAGCAAATAAGTTTTATATCTGCAATCTCCGTGTTCTATTACACAACAAAATACCGTTATTGGCTTACCCTTCTTCTTCCGTTGGACAAATTATTCCTTCCAAGGTGGCGGCGGTGCTCTTCTTGTGCTATTTTTCATTATTTCCGCTCCTGAGCGCCACAGCGCGTCTACGTTTGCTCCGAGCTTTGCataatttcgaaattataACGCGCTTTGATGTTGTCGCCGACGCGCGAGGACTCGTCTGGGAGGCAGAACGACATCCTCGACTACGTCCAAGTCAAATACAACAGCGGGGCGGGGGCGACAGAACAGCCAGAACAGCGCCAACGGAAGACAAAGGAAAGTGTAAATGAAAATGGAAGTACATATAGCTCTACCGATACCCTTCAAGATAGATCTTTGGACATGGCAGGTATAGTCAGTCTCTTTGGATCAGAGATCACAAAAAGAGAGTTTAAAAAATTAATATCGGAAATAAgtgataaaaaaaaacacagcgTCGTTTTTATCAAGCGGTTTTTTAGAACAGGATaatttaaattaataaattttcAACACAAATGTTTTActattaaaatttaaaataaaggTTATTTCTGATTTTAACAATACTTATCAAAAATCAATTTTTATAGTTGTACAAATTATTTAAGGAAATTAATTTTGaattgttgtttttattttatatcaTTTAAACATTAGAATtagttgattttttttttatttcacaattttttaaattaaactTAATATTAAAATCTTTACGATCCCTGCTTTGGATAATTTGAAACCGATTTTTGTGATCGTTGTGATATGGGATATTATATGAAATGGTAATCCAATCTAATAATTTTAAATGTTCGATTACTGCCAGCAGCTAAAAGGACGATCTGGACTTTATTTCCTTAACAAGCGAGAACTAGTTTTCAAAGAAACACCAATCTCCGCATGACTTTGGCAACTCTGCTGTAGATTCTTGGTCAAATAtttataatatattatatttaagtGACAAACATCTGGTTGAAATCGTATTACCCTAGGGAAGTGTGTACAAATAAATAAGCGCACTTTTTTCTCATTTCCGTTGCTTACTTTGACGTGTTTAGTTTTTGATGTGTACATTCTCGCACGCAGAGAAGACAGTGGGGGATATTGTGCAGGGGGGCTATGGGAGGGGTATGGGTAGTGGAGCAAAGGAGAGAGAGGGACGAGGAAAATGCTTAAATTCGTCATTCGACAACACGGACAGCGTGAGGCTCCTCCTCAGGGCTCCTTTCCTGAGATGATGTCttaccctctctctctctctctctctctatctctctctgtcgctcttCCACTGTCCGCGTCCCTGTCTCTGTCGCCGGGCGGCTTCCTCTTTTTGTCTGTATGCGAAACTTTTCTCATTAGAAAACTTTTACTATTTCCGCTACTCAACGCCAAACGCAAACAACAAACGACAAAAATGGGGAAATACATAAAAAACACCATTCGGATAAAAGACAGAAATGCGTAAATGTGTTGTAAATAAAATGTTTGATGCGCCCAAAGCACCCGGCATTCCATTCCTTAAGGCAACTGCATTTCTATATAGTACATAGAGTGCAAAGCTTCCTTTCGCTACTCGAACTCTCATAGGACATCTAAATATACACCTACAACTGCCTCCCTGAATCCGTCTTTGGGCGAGAAGAGTGTTGAGGTCGTGGAGAGTTATTTTTCCTTGATCCCCTCTTGATCCTACAGGAATCTTCTTTCTGTGGCATACATATCCATACTTTTGGGTAGCAAAAGTACTGAAACAAAAAGTACGATCCTATAACCTATTCTCAATATACGCCACAAAAAACATCTCTCAGTCcagatatatatgtacatacatacatatatattctgTGAAGCAGCGAAAGTACTTAAATCAGAACCCTTGGGCACCACCAGGAAAAAATCTCCCGAAGGAATATATCCTGCGGCAAACGTTCTCCTCGAGTTCTTTAGACAACAAATGTAGGACAAAACAACAGAC
It encodes the following:
- the LOC117187844 gene encoding uncharacterized protein LOC117187844 → MKFVGFLLLSSLTIVMVVAFPGDHSAHPDLPDAGDHANAISRSAAPATTADQVDSLVREPRHLLKYLLSKPVVVQPIVYQPVAVPRHGYPSYGYSNPYYGIRQY
- the LOC108160583 gene encoding actin cytoskeleton-regulatory complex protein pan1 isoform X1, with translation MKLFCAVLVIYVVALMLFGAEGRGSGSTNGVEDPKLTGLFQRAGRHARDLNNELSMVANEEPPPPPKHFRSRRAVANEEPPPPKEFRQRRQAPPGLPPPPEGMPAPPQM
- the LOC108160583 gene encoding calcium-dependent protein kinase 27 isoform X2, whose amino-acid sequence is MKLFCAVLVIYVVALMLFGAEGRGSGSTNGVEAGRHARDLNNELSMVANEEPPPPPKHFRSRRAVANEEPPPPKEFRQRRQAPPGLPPPPEGMPAPPQM